The following proteins are co-located in the Echinicola sp. 20G genome:
- a CDS encoding efflux RND transporter periplasmic adaptor subunit, with the protein MKKYIYPNIDMKTFSKLPLVALAALTFSCEQPDELAEKKAELATAKTEYHDLKVKIEALEKEISAMDTTFAKQNRKSVLITTVKSQKQPFEHYVEVTGSVLSKKNVNISAEVSGRVEEIKAMEGMHVSKGEVLARIDAESVDNSIDELEKQLELANILYEKQKRLWDKQIGTEVQYLESKNRKETLEKNLASLKTQKGKATITAPFDGTIEEVTVRLGELVQPGMPIINFVGESDLYIEGDISESYVGVLERGDSVQVEFPSLNREIDTKVTAVGAIINPDNRTFKVEVFLPKLKHVKPNMVSVLRIKDYQNQDAVTVPTNLIQRDNKGEYVYVVDNNTAKKQYVSKGETYEHVSEIKEGLKGGEAIIEKGFREVADGSKVQIVEN; encoded by the coding sequence ATGAAAAAATACATTTACCCCAATATAGACATGAAAACCTTTTCCAAATTACCATTGGTGGCATTGGCTGCATTGACTTTTTCTTGCGAACAGCCTGATGAGCTGGCTGAAAAGAAAGCAGAATTGGCTACAGCCAAAACAGAATACCACGATCTAAAAGTTAAGATCGAAGCCCTTGAGAAGGAGATATCGGCCATGGATACCACTTTTGCGAAGCAAAACAGAAAGTCCGTGCTAATTACAACCGTGAAATCCCAAAAACAGCCATTTGAGCATTATGTGGAAGTTACAGGTTCTGTCCTTTCAAAAAAGAATGTCAATATCAGTGCTGAAGTTTCTGGTAGAGTGGAGGAGATCAAAGCCATGGAAGGCATGCATGTCTCCAAAGGAGAGGTGCTGGCAAGGATCGATGCGGAGTCTGTGGACAACAGTATCGATGAGTTGGAGAAGCAATTGGAGTTGGCCAATATCCTTTATGAAAAACAAAAGCGACTTTGGGACAAGCAAATCGGTACGGAAGTACAATATTTAGAGAGCAAGAACAGGAAAGAGACCTTGGAGAAAAACTTGGCTTCCTTGAAGACACAAAAAGGAAAGGCAACCATTACAGCTCCTTTTGACGGAACGATTGAAGAGGTTACTGTTCGTTTGGGAGAGTTGGTACAACCGGGCATGCCTATCATCAATTTCGTCGGGGAAAGTGACCTGTATATAGAAGGTGATATCTCCGAGAGTTACGTAGGAGTATTGGAAAGAGGAGATTCTGTTCAGGTGGAATTCCCTTCTCTAAATAGAGAGATAGACACCAAAGTAACAGCAGTGGGTGCGATTATCAATCCCGATAACCGAACCTTCAAAGTAGAGGTGTTTTTGCCTAAACTGAAACATGTTAAGCCGAATATGGTTTCAGTTTTGCGCATCAAGGACTACCAAAATCAAGACGCCGTGACTGTACCTACCAACCTTATCCAAAGGGATAATAAAGGGGAGTATGTCTATGTGGTGGATAACAACACAGCTAAAAAACAATATGTTTCTAAAGGAGAGACCTATGAGCATGTGTCGGAAATCAAAGAAGGCCTAAAAGGGGGAGAAGCGATAATTGAGAAGGGTTTTAGGGAAGTAGCAGATGGTTCTAAAGTTCAAATTGTTGAAAATTAA
- a CDS encoding TetR/AcrR family transcriptional regulator, whose amino-acid sequence METREKILEVAMEHFTRLGVRYVTMDDIARAAGMSKKTIYQEFKDKEQLVFNTFENSMRQDQEFFTKLNEESNGALEHFVEISKYIRSRFSNINPLVFSEIQRYYPKCWQLFEHYKHNCAIKTITDTIDQGKAEGYFRPEIDSNILAMIRLEQISSTFDPTKFPPAKFNIIEVQMAIMDHFIHGLLTDKGRELFYKINNQD is encoded by the coding sequence TTGGAGACGAGAGAAAAGATACTAGAAGTAGCCATGGAGCATTTTACCCGTCTGGGGGTGAGGTATGTGACGATGGATGATATAGCCCGGGCAGCCGGCATGTCAAAAAAGACGATTTATCAGGAGTTTAAGGACAAGGAGCAACTTGTTTTTAATACTTTTGAAAATAGCATGAGGCAAGACCAGGAATTCTTTACCAAACTTAATGAAGAGTCCAATGGAGCTTTGGAGCATTTTGTGGAAATTTCGAAGTACATTCGTTCTCGGTTTTCTAATATCAATCCGCTAGTTTTTAGCGAAATTCAACGATACTACCCAAAATGTTGGCAGCTTTTTGAGCATTACAAGCATAACTGCGCCATCAAGACCATCACTGATACCATTGATCAGGGAAAAGCAGAAGGGTATTTCCGACCGGAAATTGATTCGAATATTTTGGCCATGATAAGGTTGGAACAAATCTCCAGCACTTTTGATCCGACCAAATTTCCACCGGCCAAGTTTAATATTATAGAAGTTCAGATGGCTATCATGGATCATTTTATCCATGGCCTTTTGACAGATAAAGGACGCGAACTATTTTATAAAATCAATAATCAGGATTAA
- a CDS encoding DUF1254 domain-containing protein, translating into MKKGLSALLSLLMLAACNQPNTIDKQSLSDKGLESRYETLASLPFEGGYPEGETSSSLDDELYFQRATQVYLWALPAVNMYAMKEGLGKTFGEGYNVVSVFEKRLKPKTIITTPNSDVIYALGFADLSKTGPLVLDVPPMLQGLLDDYWHRPLEGPEKPDGTRFLGDIGFPGPDRGKGGKYLIVPEGYEGDVPDGYYLYTSKTNGVFIFQRGFFQSVDNLEPGVQAVEGIKIYPLEGEAKPMDFQHASDVDSYALFAHDFSYFEMLNRFIQSDRVDDVDPYMHGMMAALGISKGKEFAPTEKQKDILDKAAETAWKMAKNIAANFDQEEDGLWWNDRKWVAHAHTELDDFMHTLLDEEFRNRETDHTDVNAKAHMYINHYSISTGMMSSIVGLGAKYGNAYKDSDGNFLMGENSYEITFPANMPAKLFTSLTLYDAETAAGVDAEGQAYPSLNTMNELVENEDGSVTFFIGPDNPDDKPNFIKTAPGRGWFSLFRFYGPEEAFFDRSYKPGDFELVNKGNKQ; encoded by the coding sequence ATGAAAAAAGGATTAAGTGCTTTGTTATCATTGTTAATGCTAGCAGCATGCAACCAACCCAACACGATAGATAAACAATCGCTTAGCGATAAAGGGCTAGAAAGCCGATATGAAACTTTGGCCAGCTTGCCTTTTGAAGGTGGCTACCCAGAAGGTGAGACATCCAGTAGCTTGGATGATGAACTGTATTTCCAAAGAGCCACACAGGTGTATTTATGGGCTTTGCCTGCAGTAAACATGTACGCCATGAAAGAAGGCTTGGGAAAGACTTTTGGGGAAGGTTATAATGTGGTTTCTGTTTTTGAAAAAAGACTAAAACCAAAGACTATCATTACGACTCCAAATTCAGATGTAATCTATGCACTAGGTTTTGCCGATTTGAGTAAAACTGGCCCTCTTGTATTGGATGTACCACCCATGTTACAGGGGCTATTGGATGATTATTGGCACCGTCCTTTGGAAGGACCAGAGAAACCGGATGGAACTCGTTTTTTAGGTGATATTGGTTTTCCAGGACCTGACAGGGGAAAGGGAGGGAAGTACCTTATTGTGCCAGAAGGTTATGAAGGAGATGTTCCCGATGGCTATTATCTCTATACCAGCAAGACAAATGGAGTCTTCATCTTCCAGAGAGGTTTTTTTCAATCTGTTGATAACCTAGAACCTGGTGTTCAGGCTGTCGAAGGTATCAAGATTTACCCATTGGAAGGGGAAGCCAAGCCTATGGACTTTCAGCATGCCTCTGATGTGGATTCCTACGCGCTCTTTGCTCATGACTTTTCCTACTTTGAAATGCTTAACCGATTCATCCAAAGTGACCGAGTGGATGATGTTGATCCTTATATGCACGGGATGATGGCCGCATTAGGAATAAGTAAAGGAAAGGAATTCGCTCCTACTGAAAAACAAAAGGACATATTGGATAAAGCAGCAGAAACTGCCTGGAAAATGGCGAAAAATATTGCGGCTAACTTCGATCAAGAAGAGGACGGGCTTTGGTGGAACGACCGGAAATGGGTAGCTCATGCACATACGGAGCTGGACGATTTTATGCATACATTGCTAGATGAGGAGTTTAGGAATCGAGAGACAGACCATACCGATGTAAATGCCAAAGCACATATGTACATCAACCACTATTCGATCAGTACAGGGATGATGTCGTCTATTGTAGGTTTGGGTGCAAAATATGGCAATGCTTACAAAGATAGCGATGGTAACTTTTTGATGGGGGAGAATAGTTATGAGATCACCTTTCCTGCTAATATGCCTGCCAAATTATTTACGTCACTTACACTTTATGATGCGGAAACGGCAGCAGGAGTAGATGCTGAAGGACAGGCTTATCCTTCCTTAAATACTATGAATGAACTGGTTGAAAATGAAGATGGTTCAGTAACCTTCTTTATCGGACCTGATAATCCAGACGACAAACCTAATTTTATCAAAACAGCACCAGGAAGGGGTTGGTTCAGCCTGTTCCGCTTCTATGGGCCGGAGGAAGCTTTCTTCGACAGAAGTTACAAGCCTGGTGACTTTGAATTGGTGAATAAAGGAAACAAGCAATAA
- a CDS encoding discoidin domain-containing protein — translation MKNLCFLLALIGFACTEQIEPDSPIVEDDEKVESVLNLEDDYTEDPNDSWTVNKTNQYALNVVFFLPTDNTLSIGEAQKVSDMMLYIQDWYEMGMIENGFNKTFGLMTNQDDEVRIIVVNGSDDSDYFSSNNSQVKNEVEAFFNNNPSLKTSEHVLVLGHSGSGVPFYGLGKYCFATSSDFTLSSSGKTRNGFSLMSADKLGGIMHELAHGLNLPHNTHTASDLPDISLMSFGNHTYEGGDEDLVYLTAADASILNNNQVFNQTNNSISYYSGTSAYNLDTYSVSKNSSTSSIDISGDIVSDTEIAAVFVGHDGLPFGGGNNYDKITYSQNFSGPSSGNVYSFSLTTPYSDLFNGYKDDKKDSMQLALHVVYKNGTVSQIKNLEYGIDLATEIPDDNVNYYYEAHDYSDRSAWTLTMSSQPSTISNILDGNQSTFWHSQYPWRFTEKPPHEAVVDMGQSQSFDGVYIYSNRGYNEFRPKHLEVFISQDGTTWSSEKTVSIASNAEAEEISILFDNAVNARYFKIVVDEIWTWNGVDNMIINEIDIL, via the coding sequence ATGAAAAACCTATGTTTTTTATTGGCCCTTATTGGGTTTGCTTGCACAGAACAAATCGAACCAGATTCTCCCATTGTAGAGGATGATGAAAAAGTTGAATCAGTTCTAAACCTGGAAGATGACTACACAGAAGACCCAAACGACTCTTGGACGGTCAACAAGACCAACCAATACGCTTTGAATGTGGTGTTTTTCTTACCAACAGATAACACCCTTAGCATTGGAGAGGCTCAAAAAGTAAGTGACATGATGCTATATATCCAAGATTGGTATGAAATGGGTATGATAGAAAATGGTTTTAACAAGACTTTTGGTTTGATGACCAACCAAGATGATGAAGTCCGAATCATCGTGGTGAATGGTTCGGATGACTCCGACTATTTCAGCAGTAATAACTCACAAGTAAAAAACGAAGTTGAAGCATTTTTCAACAATAACCCAAGTTTAAAAACCAGTGAACATGTATTGGTTTTGGGACATTCAGGGAGCGGAGTTCCTTTTTATGGTTTAGGGAAGTATTGCTTTGCCACCTCTTCGGATTTCACACTTTCTTCTTCTGGCAAAACCAGGAATGGATTCTCATTAATGAGTGCGGACAAATTGGGAGGAATCATGCATGAACTTGCTCATGGCTTGAACTTACCCCATAACACCCATACTGCAAGCGACCTTCCTGACATCTCCTTGATGTCCTTTGGGAACCATACCTATGAAGGTGGTGATGAGGACTTGGTCTACCTCACAGCTGCTGACGCTAGTATTTTGAACAACAATCAAGTTTTTAATCAAACCAATAACAGTATTTCCTATTATTCAGGCACATCTGCTTATAATTTAGACACTTATTCCGTTTCCAAAAACTCATCCACCTCCAGTATTGATATCAGTGGTGATATTGTTTCTGACACTGAGATTGCCGCAGTATTTGTGGGACATGACGGGCTGCCTTTTGGCGGAGGAAACAATTATGACAAAATCACTTATTCCCAAAACTTTAGTGGCCCAAGTTCAGGCAATGTCTATTCATTTAGCTTAACTACGCCCTACTCGGACCTATTCAATGGCTATAAAGATGATAAGAAAGACTCCATGCAACTGGCACTACATGTGGTTTACAAAAATGGAACAGTAAGTCAAATAAAAAATCTGGAATACGGCATAGACCTTGCGACTGAGATTCCTGATGACAATGTCAACTATTATTATGAAGCTCACGATTATTCTGATCGATCAGCATGGACGCTCACAATGAGTTCTCAACCCAGTACAATCTCAAACATTCTTGATGGTAATCAGAGTACCTTTTGGCATTCCCAATACCCTTGGAGATTCACTGAAAAACCTCCACATGAAGCTGTAGTGGATATGGGACAATCCCAATCTTTTGATGGAGTATATATTTACTCAAACAGAGGGTATAATGAATTCCGTCCTAAACATCTTGAGGTATTCATCAGTCAAGATGGGACTACTTGGTCAAGCGAAAAAACAGTCAGTATAGCAAGTAATGCAGAAGCAGAGGAAATATCGATCCTTTTTGACAATGCAGTAAACGCTCGTTATTTCAAAATTGTAGTGGACGAGATTTGGACCTGGAATGGAGTGGACAATATGATCATCAACGAGATCGATATTTTGTAA
- a CDS encoding DUF1214 domain-containing protein has translation MKRIFLSLLTTLLMFACQQQKKEADEKIAIISDSTVAVTKENFAQAMADLAMQKEFVQGADNTWNHHRKPMPLDEQPAPLMNRDTDYSFAILDGGGDVAITLPENDGRYMSLHVVNHDHITVDVLYGPGRYVIPASKTSDFFWANVRMQVNPNDPDDIKKVNDYQDQLQLEYLNGYQPKSFQVTSWNMEEFKKLLSTYVDIAKNEGVQGTMGTISAPVSLEDRNRGVSIATGLLPDKDAQYLTAQYDLEEGKIYKATYPVPEMKDPELGFYSITIYGADQYLKTDKGSTISNTEIKLNPDGKTFDMYYVPKEQFEDMEYTNKLLVPSKPFWICFRVYMPGESVISGEYKLPELQ, from the coding sequence ATGAAAAGAATATTCTTATCCCTATTGACGACTCTATTAATGTTTGCTTGTCAGCAACAAAAAAAAGAAGCAGATGAAAAAATAGCTATTATATCGGACTCAACAGTAGCTGTTACCAAGGAAAATTTTGCGCAGGCCATGGCAGATTTGGCGATGCAAAAGGAATTTGTTCAGGGAGCCGACAATACTTGGAACCATCACCGTAAACCTATGCCATTGGATGAGCAACCTGCACCATTGATGAACCGTGATACGGATTATTCCTTTGCTATCTTGGATGGCGGAGGGGATGTGGCCATCACATTGCCAGAAAATGATGGTCGATATATGTCACTTCATGTGGTCAATCATGACCATATTACGGTGGATGTGCTGTATGGTCCGGGGCGTTATGTGATTCCAGCGTCCAAAACCAGTGATTTTTTCTGGGCCAATGTGCGGATGCAGGTCAATCCGAACGATCCAGATGATATCAAGAAAGTAAATGATTATCAAGATCAATTGCAGTTGGAATATCTAAATGGTTATCAGCCGAAGTCTTTTCAGGTCACTAGCTGGAACATGGAAGAGTTTAAGAAACTACTTTCCACCTATGTGGATATTGCCAAGAATGAAGGTGTTCAGGGAACGATGGGTACTATTTCAGCTCCCGTATCGCTAGAAGACCGAAACAGAGGAGTGTCTATAGCTACTGGGCTCCTGCCGGACAAAGATGCACAGTACCTTACCGCCCAATACGACTTGGAAGAGGGCAAAATTTATAAAGCGACCTATCCAGTTCCTGAAATGAAAGATCCTGAGTTGGGTTTTTATTCTATCACGATTTATGGAGCAGACCAATACCTGAAGACGGACAAAGGCTCTACTATCAGCAATACCGAAATCAAACTGAACCCGGATGGAAAAACCTTTGATATGTATTATGTGCCCAAGGAGCAATTTGAAGATATGGAATACACCAACAAACTCTTGGTTCCTTCTAAACCATTTTGGATTTGCTTTAGAGTATATATGCCAGGAGAATCTGTGATCAGTGGTGAATACAAACTCCCTGAATTACAGTAG
- a CDS encoding DNA-binding transcriptional activator, protein MLLFTKIHLFLSLIFGFTLPQASFTGGLKFYGNEEAIDQRTSYDIFGEHEVEFSDHFTIDFSLSLSPVDEIGYILRIKNSVNRRIFNLFYDSQGDRIVFKFNEEGKSNLIVATMDKDQLFKKQWFEMKISFDLKADSISLSIDNETFSAKKQHLDDTYLPKILFGKSDHIIDVPAFAIKNLSVVGEETYSFPLYENEGNVVHDKDGNPYGKVINPDWLKNYAYFWKHQVSFSSASVAGANYNPQKKEIYYYNQDSIWRYNVQTGQTDLEVFDQKSPVKLILGTNFIDTLENRLYTYEVYYDKPYEGPTVASLDLDNYQWTEESYEQLPTQLHHHGSYIDQSNSQYSIFGGFGNMKYSKNFFTFDLEQKAWKVEEGFTGDVISPRYFSSVGYQPENNSVYVLGGMGNESGDQSVGRKYYYDLYRIDMDTKDVTKLWEIPWDKDNVVPVRGMVILNDSSLYTLCYPEHFSESYLRLYRFSLMDGSYEILGDSIPIRSDKITTNANLYFDQGLNNLFAVVQEFEDDISSDLKIYSLAFPAITKDELSDFPEKQNSKIPLLVLLLIGAGAIGFGFILYRKLNPKVNGEKEEPKETLEQVETPKTGHILRPNAIYLFGNFMVRDSKNKDITYMFSAQLKQVFCLIFHYSISEDGITSQHLSNLLWPDKPADKVKNSRGVTINNLRKTLSELDGIELVHEKGHYKIVLHEEAYCDYLRCLEIISAHEINTHRDEFAGIVHRGKFLYLSDDPLFDLFKEEAETNLEPVLILEVEKSFASESYHATISLAEALFNIDPLNETALVYQVKAMLRLGMIEESKIAYRTFVIEYKRVTGKEFGHSYSSISS, encoded by the coding sequence ATGCTTCTATTTACTAAAATTCACCTATTCCTTTCCTTAATTTTTGGTTTTACTTTGCCACAGGCTTCCTTTACTGGAGGTCTAAAATTTTATGGCAACGAAGAAGCGATAGACCAGCGTACCTCCTATGATATTTTTGGGGAGCACGAAGTGGAATTTTCTGACCATTTTACCATTGACTTTAGCCTATCCTTAAGTCCTGTCGATGAAATAGGATATATCCTCAGAATAAAGAATAGTGTAAACAGAAGAATTTTTAATTTATTCTATGACAGTCAGGGAGATCGCATTGTCTTTAAGTTTAATGAGGAAGGGAAAAGCAATCTCATTGTGGCCACTATGGACAAAGACCAGTTGTTTAAAAAGCAATGGTTTGAGATGAAAATCTCATTTGATCTAAAAGCGGATTCAATAAGTCTGTCCATCGATAATGAAACATTTTCGGCCAAAAAACAGCATTTAGATGATACTTATCTTCCTAAGATTCTTTTTGGGAAAAGTGATCACATCATTGATGTACCTGCTTTTGCCATCAAAAACTTATCCGTTGTAGGAGAGGAAACCTATAGCTTTCCCTTATATGAAAATGAGGGTAATGTAGTCCATGATAAAGATGGAAATCCTTACGGCAAGGTGATCAATCCTGATTGGCTGAAGAATTATGCCTATTTCTGGAAACATCAAGTTTCCTTTAGTTCAGCATCTGTAGCGGGAGCAAATTATAATCCCCAAAAGAAGGAAATATACTATTATAACCAAGATTCTATTTGGAGATATAATGTACAGACAGGCCAAACTGATCTCGAGGTATTTGACCAGAAAAGCCCTGTCAAACTTATCTTGGGCACTAACTTCATCGATACATTAGAAAATAGATTATATACCTATGAGGTGTATTATGACAAACCTTATGAAGGGCCAACTGTCGCAAGTCTCGATCTTGATAACTATCAGTGGACTGAAGAAAGCTATGAACAACTTCCAACCCAACTCCATCACCATGGGTCTTATATAGACCAATCCAACTCCCAATACAGTATTTTCGGAGGTTTTGGGAATATGAAATATAGCAAGAACTTCTTTACATTCGATTTGGAACAAAAAGCATGGAAAGTGGAAGAGGGCTTTACTGGTGATGTAATTTCTCCACGCTACTTCTCCTCAGTTGGTTACCAACCAGAAAACAACAGCGTATATGTTTTGGGAGGGATGGGAAATGAGTCTGGGGACCAATCTGTTGGAAGGAAATACTACTATGATCTCTATCGCATAGATATGGACACCAAAGATGTCACCAAACTTTGGGAGATTCCATGGGATAAGGATAATGTCGTTCCCGTTCGGGGAATGGTCATATTAAATGACTCCAGTCTATATACACTTTGCTATCCTGAGCATTTTTCTGAATCCTATCTTCGTCTTTATCGATTTTCACTGATGGATGGGAGTTATGAGATATTAGGGGATTCCATTCCAATCCGATCGGATAAAATTACTACTAATGCCAACCTCTATTTTGACCAAGGGCTCAATAATCTTTTTGCGGTGGTTCAGGAGTTTGAGGATGACATTTCATCAGACCTAAAAATCTACTCTTTGGCATTTCCTGCTATTACAAAGGATGAGTTGTCGGATTTCCCAGAAAAACAAAATAGTAAAATTCCACTCCTTGTTCTTCTTCTTATAGGCGCTGGTGCTATAGGTTTTGGCTTCATTTTATATAGAAAGTTGAATCCTAAAGTGAATGGAGAGAAAGAAGAGCCTAAGGAAACATTGGAGCAGGTGGAAACTCCAAAAACCGGACATATTTTACGTCCCAACGCTATCTACCTGTTCGGGAATTTTATGGTTAGAGACTCGAAGAATAAGGATATTACCTATATGTTCAGTGCACAACTAAAACAGGTTTTTTGCCTTATTTTTCATTACAGTATCTCTGAGGATGGGATTACTTCACAGCATCTCAGCAACTTACTCTGGCCAGACAAACCAGCTGATAAGGTTAAAAACTCACGAGGAGTGACGATAAATAACCTACGTAAAACATTGAGCGAACTGGATGGAATAGAATTGGTCCACGAAAAAGGGCACTATAAAATAGTCCTTCATGAAGAAGCCTATTGTGATTACTTGAGGTGTTTGGAGATCATTTCTGCTCATGAAATAAATACGCATAGAGATGAGTTTGCAGGAATCGTCCACCGTGGTAAATTCTTGTATCTTTCGGATGATCCCTTGTTCGACTTGTTCAAAGAGGAAGCAGAAACCAATCTTGAACCAGTCTTGATACTGGAGGTGGAAAAAAGCTTTGCCAGCGAATCGTATCATGCTACGATTTCGCTGGCAGAAGCCCTTTTTAATATTGATCCTTTGAATGAAACCGCTTTGGTGTATCAAGTCAAAGCAATGTTGAGATTAGGCATGATAGAAGAATCCAAAATTGCCTATAGGACTTTTGTGATTGAGTACAAAAGAGTCACAGGCAAGGAATTTGGTCATTCTTATTCAAGTATCAGCTCGTAA
- a CDS encoding TolC family protein, producing MSLKTRFSLLGAILICLFSRPTYAQEVLELTLEESVQYALENNADAKNALLETFASKASVGEQVAQGLPQINGTFDFTKNVAIPVMFLPNEGPFADPDNPSDVLPVQFGVNYQSGLGVTVTQMIFDGSYFVGLKAAKTYRLLSEFDKEKTENDVIESVKKAFFTVLVNEERKELAEANQARIDSLYRETEALYEEGFAEKIDVSRIKVQLNNIETELDKINAATVISKQLLKVQMGLPLEYEIEITQTLRDLNKPEEISSLLQNNGYRRVEMDQLKTNWELVKLDLKNNTVQYLPSIDANFTYQRNGAGQQFNTLWDGDNWFTGAFLGLSLKLPIFDGLAKSKRIQQNRIQLEQIENQMVMLDDNIEVERFQARTTLQNNLRTLDVQRENMELATEVYNIARIKYQEGVGSNLEVVEADSDLKEAEINYYSALYDALIAKVDLEKALGILR from the coding sequence ATGAGTTTAAAAACCAGATTCTCCCTTCTTGGAGCAATACTGATCTGTCTTTTTTCGAGGCCGACCTATGCGCAGGAAGTGTTGGAGCTTACTTTGGAAGAAAGTGTTCAATATGCATTGGAGAACAATGCAGACGCTAAAAATGCCCTACTGGAGACTTTTGCCTCGAAGGCCTCAGTGGGAGAGCAGGTTGCTCAAGGCCTGCCCCAAATCAACGGTACGTTTGACTTTACCAAAAACGTCGCCATTCCGGTAATGTTCCTTCCCAATGAAGGACCGTTTGCAGACCCTGACAATCCATCAGATGTATTGCCAGTGCAGTTTGGTGTTAATTATCAAAGTGGATTGGGAGTTACGGTTACCCAGATGATTTTTGATGGGTCTTATTTTGTAGGTTTAAAGGCTGCTAAGACATACAGGTTACTCAGTGAATTTGATAAGGAGAAGACTGAGAATGATGTCATTGAAAGTGTGAAAAAAGCTTTTTTTACCGTCTTGGTAAACGAAGAGCGAAAGGAATTGGCTGAGGCCAACCAAGCTAGAATTGATTCCTTGTACAGGGAAACAGAGGCCCTTTATGAGGAAGGTTTTGCCGAAAAAATCGATGTTTCCAGAATCAAGGTGCAGCTCAATAATATCGAAACTGAACTGGACAAGATCAATGCAGCTACAGTGATCAGCAAGCAGTTGCTGAAAGTGCAGATGGGACTTCCCCTTGAATATGAAATCGAGATTACACAAACACTGAGAGACCTGAACAAACCAGAAGAGATTAGCAGCTTGTTGCAAAATAACGGTTATAGGAGAGTGGAGATGGACCAACTGAAGACCAATTGGGAATTGGTGAAACTGGATCTCAAAAACAATACGGTACAATACCTGCCAAGCATTGATGCCAATTTTACCTACCAAAGAAATGGAGCCGGACAGCAGTTCAACACTCTTTGGGATGGAGATAATTGGTTTACCGGTGCATTCCTTGGTTTAAGCCTTAAGCTTCCCATTTTTGATGGATTGGCCAAGAGCAAACGCATCCAACAGAACAGGATACAGCTAGAGCAAATCGAAAATCAAATGGTCATGTTGGATGATAATATAGAAGTGGAAAGATTCCAGGCCAGAACCACACTGCAAAACAACTTAAGGACCCTTGATGTACAAAGGGAAAACATGGAGTTGGCCACTGAAGTTTATAATATTGCCCGCATCAAATACCAAGAAGGTGTAGGTTCCAACCTAGAAGTTGTGGAGGCAGATTCTGATCTGAAAGAGGCAGAGATAAACTATTACAGTGCTTTATATGATGCTTTGATTGCGAAAGTAGACCTTGAAAAAGCTTTAGGAATATTAAGATGA